One window of Microcoleus vaginatus PCC 9802 genomic DNA carries:
- a CDS encoding DNA-binding protein, which translates to MKTLFLAWQSPGSGSWFPIGRLTFNGKEYQFNYTNGVLEAKLKCGFQPLPSFPNFNNVYTSQKLFSLFSNRVMSRARPDYHEFVQWLNIPEHEHDPIALLARSGGKRATDKFEVFPCPEPDENGCYCIHFFADGLRYLSKSAIERINRLQVGEFLYLAHEFQNPGVSRLLLCTKDHWIVGYCQRYLVEDIFEIISQHPEVVRVEVDRLNQPPTPLQFRLLCKMIVDWRDFRPFSSAMYQSVSSDVLATSAIG; encoded by the coding sequence TTGAAAACACTATTTTTGGCTTGGCAAAGCCCAGGCAGCGGTTCTTGGTTTCCGATTGGTCGATTGACATTTAACGGTAAAGAATACCAGTTCAATTATACAAATGGTGTTCTCGAAGCTAAACTTAAGTGCGGGTTTCAACCCTTGCCATCTTTCCCGAATTTCAATAATGTTTACACTTCACAGAAACTGTTTTCGTTGTTTTCTAATCGAGTGATGTCGCGAGCGCGCCCTGACTACCATGAATTTGTACAGTGGTTGAATATCCCTGAACACGAACATGACCCAATTGCTTTATTGGCGCGCAGCGGAGGCAAACGGGCAACTGATAAATTTGAGGTGTTCCCTTGTCCCGAACCAGATGAAAATGGATGTTACTGTATCCATTTTTTTGCAGATGGACTGCGATACCTATCAAAGTCGGCAATTGAACGGATTAATCGGCTTCAAGTGGGGGAATTTTTGTACTTAGCCCATGAATTTCAAAATCCGGGCGTTTCCCGTCTGCTTCTGTGTACTAAAGATCACTGGATTGTCGGCTATTGTCAGCGCTATCTTGTGGAGGATATTTTTGAAATTATTTCGCAGCATCCAGAAGTGGTTCGCGTAGAAGTCGATCGCCTCAATCAACCCCCAACGCCGCTACAGTTTCGCTTGCTGTGCAAGATGATCGTGGATTGGCGAGACTTTCGCCCCTTCTCCAGTGCGATGTACCAGTCGGTTAGCAGTGATGTTTTAGCGACAAGTGCGATCGGATAA
- a CDS encoding 3-isopropylmalate dehydratase large subunit: MGMTLTEKILAKASGRTKVEPGENIWVETDVLMTHDVCGPGTIGVFKREFGENAKVWNPDKIVLIPDHYIFTNDERANRNVDILRDFAQEQGIKYFYDITDRSDFKANPDYKGVCHIALAQEGHTRPGEVLFGTDSHTCNAGAFGQFATGIGNTDAAFIMGTGKLLIKVPATMRFVFNGELPDYLLAKDLILQIIGDISVAGANYRTMEFAGDTVERLTMEERMTLCNMVIEAGGKNGTVAPDKTTFDYVTSRTDKPFDSFYSDGDAKFYSDRTYDVSKLEPVVAKPHSPDNRDLARNCRDVKIDRVYIGSCTGGKTSDFQNAARILKGNQVKVPTYLVPATQKVYEDLFVTKYEGQTLSEIFLAAGCIEPAAPSCAACLGGPKDTFGRMNEPEICVSTTNRNFPGRMGNKEAQVYLASPYTAAASALTGYVTDPREFLC, from the coding sequence ATGGGAATGACTCTGACCGAAAAAATATTAGCCAAAGCATCAGGCCGCACTAAAGTCGAGCCCGGAGAAAATATCTGGGTAGAAACAGATGTGTTGATGACCCACGATGTCTGTGGGCCCGGCACCATCGGCGTTTTCAAACGCGAATTCGGTGAGAATGCTAAAGTCTGGAACCCAGACAAAATCGTCCTCATTCCCGACCACTACATTTTCACCAACGACGAACGCGCTAACCGCAACGTCGATATTCTCCGCGATTTTGCCCAAGAACAAGGGATAAAATACTTTTACGACATCACGGATCGATCGGACTTCAAAGCAAATCCCGACTACAAAGGAGTTTGCCACATCGCGCTAGCACAAGAAGGCCACACCAGACCGGGCGAAGTGCTCTTCGGCACAGATTCCCACACCTGCAATGCCGGCGCTTTCGGACAATTCGCCACCGGTATCGGCAATACAGACGCGGCTTTTATCATGGGAACCGGCAAACTGTTAATCAAAGTTCCCGCAACTATGCGCTTTGTGTTCAACGGTGAACTGCCGGATTATTTGTTAGCAAAAGACCTGATTTTGCAGATTATTGGTGATATTAGCGTGGCCGGTGCTAACTACCGGACAATGGAATTTGCTGGCGATACAGTTGAGCGTTTGACGATGGAAGAACGGATGACGCTGTGCAATATGGTGATTGAAGCTGGTGGTAAAAACGGCACGGTTGCGCCCGACAAAACTACGTTTGATTACGTTACTTCTCGGACTGATAAACCCTTCGATTCATTTTACAGCGATGGCGATGCTAAATTTTATAGCGATCGCACCTACGATGTCAGCAAATTAGAACCAGTCGTTGCCAAACCGCACTCTCCCGACAACCGCGACTTAGCCCGCAACTGCCGCGATGTCAAGATCGATCGAGTTTACATCGGTTCCTGCACCGGTGGCAAAACCTCCGACTTTCAGAATGCTGCCCGCATTCTGAAAGGAAATCAAGTCAAAGTTCCGACTTATTTAGTACCAGCAACTCAGAAAGTTTACGAAGATTTGTTTGTCACAAAATACGAAGGTCAAACGCTTTCCGAAATCTTCTTAGCTGCAGGCTGCATCGAACCCGCAGCGCCTTCTTGCGCCGCTTGTTTGGGCGGGCCGAAAGATACTTTCGGGCGGATGAATGAACCCGAAATTTGCGTGTCTACAACTAACCGCAATTTCCCCGGCCGCATGGGGAATAAAGAAGCGCAAGTTTATCTAGCTTCGCCTTATACGGCGGCGGCTTCTGCCCTGACTGGGTATGTCACCGATCCACGCGAATTCCTGTGTTAG
- the sfsA gene encoding DNA/RNA nuclease SfsA, producing MTDLIYKYPPLLPGILIKRYKRFFAEIELDSGEIITAHCPNTGPMTGVYIPGNPVLVSPSDNPKRKLAYTWELIKVCDTVPTWVGVNTGLPNRVVKLALELKLFPELGNYSLIQPEVVYGTDKKSRVDFWLTGEEKPIFLEVKNTTWVKEELALFPDTVTERGQKHLKELMEVVRQGSRAVMLYFINRGDCTDFAPGDSADRLYGELFRQAINAGVEILPCRFDVTPEGIRYLGLAKLDV from the coding sequence ATGACTGACTTAATTTACAAATATCCTCCTCTTTTACCCGGAATTCTCATCAAACGTTACAAGCGATTTTTTGCCGAAATTGAACTAGATTCGGGAGAAATAATCACCGCGCACTGTCCGAATACTGGCCCGATGACTGGTGTTTACATTCCGGGCAATCCAGTGCTAGTATCTCCCAGCGACAATCCCAAACGCAAGTTAGCTTATACTTGGGAATTAATTAAAGTTTGCGATACTGTGCCAACTTGGGTGGGAGTTAATACTGGGCTGCCAAATCGAGTAGTTAAATTAGCTTTGGAATTGAAATTGTTTCCCGAGTTGGGCAATTACAGTTTAATTCAACCGGAGGTTGTTTACGGCACTGATAAAAAAAGTAGAGTGGATTTTTGGCTAACTGGTGAGGAAAAACCGATTTTTCTGGAAGTGAAAAATACAACTTGGGTAAAAGAGGAGTTGGCTTTATTTCCCGATACAGTGACGGAAAGGGGACAGAAACATTTGAAAGAATTGATGGAAGTGGTGCGGCAGGGTTCGAGGGCTGTAATGCTGTATTTTATTAATCGCGGGGATTGTACTGATTTTGCTCCGGGGGATAGTGCCGATCGCCTTTACGGAGAATTGTTCAGACAGGCGATTAATGCAGGTGTAGAGATTTTGCCCTGTCGGTTTGATGTGACACCAGAAGGCATTCGCTATTTGGGGTTAGCAAAGCTTGATGTGTGA
- a CDS encoding DUF3095 domain-containing protein: MNSENFYSELRLLDNFIDITDLRNFVDVPDDWYIIVTDIRGSTKAIEAGRYKEVNLLGASSIAAVLNIAGKIEIPFVFGGDGATLLMGPSLLPAAQKVLLATQQMAKTEFDMDLRVGAVPIKLVVAANYPVKIAKFKVSENYSQAVFIGGGLTRATELIKDAAGGNIYSIKNNGISETADFSGLECRWQDIPSKYGEIVTLLVMVPSDLGQQNHQRYRNILEKIESIYGNEDCLNPINGKNLNLTLNSKKLIKEIQVKAYNASWFDRQRDLSKIQLETALGSLLMNLKVKTEELDWGVYKDIAIAATDYRKFDDMLRMVISGNGWQRKKLTAYLENNYREGKLVYGLHVADRALMTCLVFERSGRQVHFIDGADGGYTLAAKDMKQRMNE; the protein is encoded by the coding sequence ATGAACTCAGAAAACTTCTATTCCGAATTGCGTTTACTGGACAATTTTATCGATATTACTGACTTGCGGAACTTTGTGGATGTACCCGATGACTGGTACATTATTGTCACAGATATTCGCGGTTCTACCAAAGCGATCGAAGCTGGACGCTACAAAGAAGTTAACTTATTGGGGGCTAGTTCGATCGCTGCTGTTTTGAATATCGCGGGTAAAATAGAAATTCCCTTTGTCTTTGGTGGCGACGGCGCTACTCTTTTAATGGGCCCATCGCTTTTACCCGCTGCCCAGAAAGTTTTGCTGGCCACTCAACAAATGGCTAAGACTGAATTTGACATGGATTTGCGAGTTGGGGCTGTGCCGATTAAACTTGTGGTAGCAGCTAATTACCCAGTTAAAATAGCTAAGTTTAAAGTTTCGGAAAATTATAGCCAAGCTGTTTTTATTGGCGGCGGATTAACCCGTGCTACTGAACTTATTAAAGACGCTGCTGGTGGTAATATTTACAGTATTAAAAATAATGGCATTTCTGAAACCGCCGATTTTTCGGGATTGGAATGCCGATGGCAGGATATTCCCAGCAAGTACGGGGAAATAGTAACGCTGCTGGTAATGGTTCCTTCAGATTTGGGTCAGCAGAACCATCAACGTTATAGAAATATTTTAGAAAAAATCGAATCCATTTACGGCAACGAAGATTGTTTAAATCCTATTAATGGTAAAAATCTTAATTTGACCTTAAATAGCAAAAAGCTGATTAAAGAAATTCAAGTTAAAGCGTACAATGCTAGTTGGTTTGACCGCCAGAGAGATTTATCAAAAATACAGTTAGAAACGGCACTTGGCTCGCTGCTAATGAATTTAAAAGTTAAGACAGAAGAGTTAGATTGGGGAGTTTATAAAGATATTGCGATCGCCGCTACGGATTACCGCAAATTTGATGATATGTTGAGAATGGTAATTTCGGGGAATGGGTGGCAGCGAAAAAAATTGACGGCGTACTTGGAAAATAATTACCGAGAAGGCAAGCTGGTGTATGGTTTGCACGTTGCTGACAGAGCGTTGATGACTTGTTTGGTGTTTGAACGCAGCGGTCGCCAAGTACATTTTATAGACGGTGCTGATGGAGGTTATACTTTAGCTGCAAAGGATATGAAACAAAGAATGAATGAATAA
- the murJ gene encoding murein biosynthesis integral membrane protein MurJ: MSQLQKPSRSLAGIAGIVAVATLISKVFGLVRQIAIAAAFGVGVAVDAYNYAYVIPGFLFILLGGINGPFHSAIVSVLARRDKKEAAPLVETITTLVGGLLLLVTIALIIFADPLIDLVAPGLNRTAEGLEIKAIAVQQFRIMAPMALLSGLIGIGFGTLNAADMYWLPSISPLFSSVALVGGLGILALQLGDKIIQPEYALIGGLVLAWGTLAGAVLQWLVQLVAQWRAGLGTLRLRFNFKRPGVQEVIKVMVPATLSSGMLQINVYTDLFFASYIPQAASALGYSGLLVMTPLGIISNVILVPFLPIFSRLTEPKDWPELKDKIRQSLVLTGITMLPLSALMVTLAGPIVRVVYERYAFDRSASQFVTPILMAYSIGMFVYLGRDVVVRVFYALGDGETPFRVSIINIFLNGLLDYLLVGAFGAPGLVLATVGVNLTSMVMLLYLLDKKLGGLPWGEWSLTFLGLTSGSSLTAFVTLATLQACQRVLGTEGLVIQLVQLSVASFVGLGVFAVFVSQMKLPEVDMFVARIRGRFRK; the protein is encoded by the coding sequence GTGTCCCAATTACAGAAGCCCTCTCGTTCCCTCGCAGGGATTGCCGGCATTGTCGCAGTCGCCACTCTAATTAGCAAAGTCTTTGGATTGGTGCGCCAAATTGCGATCGCCGCAGCCTTTGGAGTCGGTGTCGCCGTCGATGCCTACAACTACGCCTACGTCATCCCTGGTTTCTTATTTATTTTGCTCGGAGGGATTAACGGGCCATTTCACAGCGCCATAGTCAGTGTTTTAGCCCGCCGGGATAAAAAAGAAGCAGCACCCTTAGTCGAGACTATCACCACCTTAGTCGGGGGCTTGTTGCTGTTGGTCACGATCGCTTTAATTATTTTTGCCGATCCGCTGATCGATTTGGTAGCACCTGGATTAAATAGAACAGCAGAAGGTTTAGAAATCAAAGCAATTGCCGTCCAGCAATTTCGGATTATGGCACCGATGGCATTACTTTCAGGCTTGATCGGCATTGGTTTCGGCACTCTCAACGCGGCCGATATGTACTGGTTGCCTTCGATTAGTCCTTTATTTTCCAGCGTTGCACTTGTCGGCGGTTTGGGGATTCTCGCACTGCAACTCGGAGACAAAATTATTCAACCAGAATACGCACTAATTGGCGGCTTAGTGTTAGCTTGGGGAACTTTAGCGGGGGCAGTTTTGCAGTGGTTGGTGCAACTGGTGGCGCAGTGGCGCGCGGGCCTGGGAACATTGCGTTTGCGGTTTAATTTTAAACGCCCCGGAGTGCAAGAAGTAATTAAGGTGATGGTTCCTGCTACCTTATCATCGGGAATGCTGCAAATTAACGTCTATACTGACCTATTTTTTGCATCCTACATCCCTCAAGCTGCCTCTGCGCTGGGTTACAGTGGCTTGTTAGTTATGACTCCTTTAGGCATCATTTCTAATGTAATTTTAGTGCCATTTTTGCCGATATTTTCTCGCCTCACCGAACCCAAAGACTGGCCGGAATTAAAAGATAAAATTCGTCAATCTTTAGTTTTGACCGGGATTACGATGCTGCCGCTGAGCGCTTTAATGGTAACGCTGGCTGGGCCGATCGTCCGCGTGGTTTACGAACGCTATGCTTTTGATCGGTCAGCGTCGCAGTTTGTCACGCCGATATTGATGGCTTACAGTATTGGAATGTTTGTGTATTTGGGACGCGACGTTGTGGTACGGGTATTCTACGCTTTGGGAGACGGAGAAACCCCTTTTCGTGTCAGTATTATCAATATCTTTTTGAATGGACTACTGGATTATTTATTAGTAGGAGCTTTTGGCGCGCCCGGATTAGTTTTGGCGACGGTGGGAGTGAATCTTACTTCGATGGTTATGCTTTTGTACTTATTAGATAAAAAGCTGGGTGGCCTGCCTTGGGGGGAGTGGAGTTTGACTTTTCTGGGGTTAACTTCTGGCAGTTCTCTAACTGCATTCGTTACCTTGGCTACTCTGCAAGCCTGTCAAAGAGTTTTGGGTACTGAAGGTTTGGTAATTCAATTAGTGCAGTTGAGTGTGGCAAGTTTTGTAGGGTTAGGAGTTTTTGCCGTGTTTGTCAGTCAGATGAAGTTGCCGGAAGTTGATATGTTTGTCGCTCGCATTCGGGGGCGTTTTCGCAAATAA
- a CDS encoding DUF3181 family protein: MANTTQAIESLAAEIGENVYIDIAKWHLYLNDAHLHTVVAQQLYSMLEDGNLDADKVGQVLQGIPVKLGGGKREVPLADLIPMQCQVQLMDVLEEFQRKM; this comes from the coding sequence ATGGCTAATACTACACAGGCGATCGAATCCTTAGCAGCCGAAATCGGCGAAAATGTCTACATTGACATTGCCAAGTGGCATTTGTATCTCAATGACGCCCACCTGCATACCGTTGTTGCCCAACAACTTTATTCAATGCTGGAAGATGGCAATTTAGATGCTGACAAAGTTGGACAAGTTTTGCAAGGAATTCCAGTCAAGTTGGGCGGTGGCAAGCGGGAAGTGCCACTGGCAGATTTAATTCCGATGCAGTGTCAAGTTCAATTGATGGATGTTCTTGAGGAATTTCAGCGCAAAATGTAA
- the moaC gene encoding cyclic pyranopterin monophosphate synthase MoaC translates to MQDLSQTFSKLPDVAQLTHLDNSGEAQMVDVSAKVPTVRQAVAAGRVRMLPETFAAIEAGNAPKGDVLGTARLAGIMAAKQTAHLIPLCHPLPLSSVEVQVIADADLPGYQIRATVKIKAETGVEMEALTAVSVAALTLYDMAKGLEKSIAIESIRLVSKSGGKSGDYENVEA, encoded by the coding sequence ATGCAAGACCTTTCCCAAACTTTTTCTAAATTGCCCGATGTGGCACAGCTAACTCACCTCGACAACAGCGGGGAAGCCCAAATGGTGGACGTTTCAGCGAAGGTGCCGACTGTGCGGCAAGCTGTGGCTGCGGGCCGGGTGCGGATGTTACCGGAGACGTTTGCGGCGATTGAAGCGGGGAATGCGCCGAAAGGTGATGTGTTGGGCACTGCAAGGCTGGCTGGAATTATGGCGGCGAAACAGACGGCGCATTTGATTCCTCTGTGTCACCCTCTACCGCTGAGTAGCGTGGAGGTGCAGGTGATAGCGGATGCTGATTTGCCGGGGTATCAAATTCGGGCGACGGTGAAAATTAAGGCGGAAACTGGGGTGGAAATGGAGGCGCTGACGGCGGTTTCGGTGGCCGCGCTGACTTTGTATGATATGGCTAAAGGATTGGAAAAGTCGATCGCCATTGAGTCAATTCGACTGGTGAGTAAAAGTGGCGGCAAGTCTGGAGACTATGAAAATGTAGAGGCATAA
- a CDS encoding MFS transporter — MNIFRDIDPQPRRSLLTLFTAGLLFWSSLASLLPTLPLYVQFVGGTKQQIGFVMGAFAIGLLLSRPQLGKIADSRGRKQVLLLGASVAAIAPLGYLLAQSIPLLLLIRVFHGLSIAAFTTAYSALVTDLSPPGKRGELIGYMSLVNPIGQAVGPAIGGFVQAWVGYTPLFAMSAAFAAMAVFFTAKVAEPNLADLTLSDSLSEDKNNQKYWQMLWNPRVRIPALVLLVVGLVFGTLSTFMPLFIQETKANLNPGLFYSTAAIASFGIRLLTGRASDKYGRGLFISGGLICYAVSMLLLYFANNSSAFLIAALVEGCAGGTVLPMMVTLMSDRCEPYERGRLFSLCIGGFDLGIAVAGPTLGFVAEQVGYRNMFGFAAGLAGLALVVFITQSSKGLSNSMKFAIGRGEDIYALNR; from the coding sequence TTGAATATTTTTAGGGACATCGATCCCCAACCCAGACGCAGCTTACTAACTTTATTCACCGCAGGCCTGCTATTCTGGTCGAGTTTGGCTTCGCTACTGCCAACTTTGCCGTTGTACGTTCAATTTGTGGGCGGCACAAAACAGCAAATTGGCTTTGTGATGGGTGCATTTGCGATCGGACTTTTGCTATCGAGGCCGCAATTGGGTAAAATAGCCGATAGCAGGGGACGAAAACAAGTTTTGCTTCTAGGTGCGTCAGTCGCTGCGATCGCCCCTTTGGGCTACCTGTTAGCTCAATCTATCCCCTTACTCTTACTTATTCGCGTTTTTCACGGCCTTAGTATCGCCGCTTTTACTACAGCTTACAGCGCTTTGGTAACAGATTTATCCCCGCCAGGAAAGCGGGGCGAATTAATCGGTTACATGAGCTTGGTGAATCCTATTGGTCAAGCAGTTGGGCCGGCTATTGGCGGATTTGTGCAAGCTTGGGTTGGTTATACTCCTCTGTTTGCGATGTCGGCAGCTTTCGCTGCAATGGCTGTATTTTTTACCGCCAAAGTTGCGGAACCTAATTTGGCAGATTTAACACTCTCGGACTCGCTATCTGAGGACAAAAATAACCAAAAATACTGGCAAATGCTCTGGAATCCGAGAGTGCGGATTCCGGCTTTAGTGTTATTGGTGGTTGGTTTAGTATTTGGAACTTTGAGCACTTTTATGCCTTTGTTTATCCAAGAAACCAAGGCTAATTTGAATCCTGGATTATTTTATTCTACGGCGGCTATCGCCAGTTTCGGTATACGGTTGCTCACGGGACGGGCTTCGGACAAATACGGCCGCGGCTTGTTTATTTCTGGCGGCTTAATCTGTTATGCCGTATCTATGTTATTGTTGTATTTTGCTAACAACAGCAGTGCTTTTTTAATAGCAGCTTTGGTTGAAGGTTGCGCGGGCGGTACGGTTTTGCCGATGATGGTAACGCTGATGTCGGACAGGTGCGAGCCTTATGAAAGGGGCCGCTTGTTTTCGCTTTGTATTGGCGGATTTGATTTGGGGATTGCGGTTGCAGGGCCGACTTTAGGCTTTGTTGCGGAACAAGTTGGCTACAGAAATATGTTTGGTTTTGCGGCTGGACTCGCTGGTTTGGCTTTGGTGGTTTTTATTACTCAGTCTAGCAAGGGCTTATCTAATTCGATGAAATTTGCGATCGGTCGAGGCGAAGATATTTATGCTTTGAATCGATGA
- a CDS encoding glycosyltransferase family 1 protein: MKILVLAWEFPPRIVGGIARHVSELYPELVKVGHEIHLITVEFGHAPMYEVVEGIRVHRVLVGQARDFFHWVANLNQSMGHQGGKLMLEEGPFDIIHAHDWLVGDAAIALKHTFKVPLIATIHATEYGRFNGIHNEGQRYINAKENDLAYNAWRVIVCSDYMRREAERVLSTPWNKIEVIYNGIRPDKKPRWHEFDAMNFRRQFAADDEKIVYYVGRISYEKGIAVFLNAAPKVIWEMGGKAKIVIVGGGNTDHLKHLAWHLGIWNKCYFTGFMFEENLDKFQTVADCAVFPSLYEPFGIVALESFAARVPVVVSDAGGLPEVVLHTKTGVVTEANNRDSLAWGILEVLKNPGYAQWLVDNASQDLERRFSWPKLAIETEWVYKRVVEERAEVDW; encoded by the coding sequence ATGAAAATTTTGGTATTGGCATGGGAGTTTCCTCCCAGAATCGTAGGCGGTATCGCCCGCCACGTATCGGAACTATATCCAGAATTGGTGAAGGTGGGCCACGAAATTCACTTAATTACAGTAGAGTTCGGCCACGCACCGATGTACGAAGTGGTGGAAGGAATACGGGTGCATCGGGTGTTGGTGGGGCAGGCCAGGGACTTTTTTCACTGGGTGGCGAATCTCAACCAAAGCATGGGTCACCAAGGCGGGAAACTGATGCTGGAGGAAGGCCCCTTTGATATCATCCACGCTCATGATTGGTTGGTGGGAGATGCGGCGATCGCTCTCAAGCATACCTTTAAAGTACCGCTAATTGCCACCATCCATGCCACCGAATATGGGCGCTTCAACGGCATCCACAATGAAGGGCAGCGCTACATTAACGCCAAGGAAAACGACCTCGCCTACAATGCTTGGCGAGTAATTGTTTGCAGTGATTATATGCGGCGGGAAGCCGAACGGGTACTATCGACTCCGTGGAACAAAATAGAGGTAATTTACAACGGAATTAGACCAGATAAAAAGCCCAGGTGGCACGAATTTGACGCGATGAACTTCCGCCGCCAGTTTGCGGCAGACGACGAAAAAATAGTCTATTATGTAGGAAGAATTAGCTACGAAAAAGGTATTGCTGTATTTCTGAATGCTGCACCTAAAGTAATTTGGGAAATGGGCGGTAAAGCGAAAATTGTAATTGTTGGCGGCGGCAATACAGACCATCTCAAACATTTGGCTTGGCATTTAGGAATTTGGAATAAGTGTTATTTTACTGGGTTCATGTTTGAAGAAAATCTCGACAAATTCCAGACGGTGGCTGACTGCGCGGTTTTTCCCAGTCTTTACGAACCTTTTGGGATTGTAGCGTTAGAAAGCTTTGCTGCAAGAGTGCCGGTGGTGGTTTCGGATGCGGGCGGACTTCCAGAGGTGGTGCTGCACACTAAAACTGGCGTTGTTACTGAGGCAAACAATCGGGATTCTTTGGCCTGGGGAATTTTGGAGGTGCTCAAAAATCCGGGTTACGCGCAGTGGTTGGTTGACAATGCTTCTCAAGATTTGGAACGCCGATTTAGTTGGCCGAAGTTGGCGATAGAAACCGAGTGGGTTTATAAACGGGTGGTGGAGGAAAGGGCTGAGGTTGATTGGTAA
- a CDS encoding DUF2079 domain-containing protein, translating into MLLSDNFITSGQMIFLRWKKNESLRVVVQVAATFFVLCLLLTLHRYYSFYATYDQGIFNQLFWNGTRGHLFESSLSSALSTNVVHQNQLPEVSYYRLGQHFTPALMLWLPIYSLFPSPVTLTVLQVTLITAAGGVLYALARHYLEPRLSATIVVSYYCANAVIGPTMGNFHDVCQIPLYVFGLLLAMEKRWWPLFGILATLILAVREDAGIILFGVGFYMIFSRRYPRTGLAVCILSFAYTIVLTNLIMPLFSADISQRFMMERFGQYADGDEASTLEIIWGMVSNPGRLVAQLFTPFFGKIRYLLGQWLPLALVPAFAPASWMIAGFPLLKLFLAKGESVLAINIRYAMTVVPGLFYGAILWWADRQKEEDRMVREERMFLRFPSALFPLPSSSKFRRFWAFCICLSLFFTFTSNPNRTFSLILPDAIDPWVQVPLVRQWQHVSQVRPLLAQIPADASVAATNTIVPILSGRREILRFPMFELRNDAGKAVKMQYVIADLWQLQQYQAAFRGERGQLREIVPAIDRMSKSGEYGIVGFEDGTILMRQGAVSNSASAAAWTRFRGEWEPILKKR; encoded by the coding sequence ATGCTATTGTCCGATAATTTCATTACAAGCGGGCAGATGATATTTTTGAGATGGAAGAAAAATGAGTCGCTGCGGGTGGTGGTTCAAGTGGCGGCCACCTTTTTTGTGTTGTGCCTGTTGCTGACGCTGCACCGCTACTACAGCTTTTACGCTACTTACGACCAAGGCATTTTCAATCAACTTTTTTGGAACGGCACTCGGGGTCACTTGTTTGAGAGTTCCCTCTCTTCGGCTTTGTCCACTAATGTGGTTCACCAAAATCAGCTCCCGGAAGTATCTTACTATCGGTTGGGGCAGCATTTCACCCCGGCGCTAATGCTGTGGTTGCCAATTTACTCGCTGTTTCCCTCGCCCGTCACTTTGACGGTGTTGCAGGTGACTTTAATTACGGCGGCTGGAGGAGTGCTCTATGCTCTCGCCAGACACTATCTGGAACCGAGGCTGTCGGCGACAATTGTTGTGAGCTATTACTGCGCTAACGCGGTCATCGGCCCGACTATGGGCAATTTTCACGATGTTTGTCAAATTCCGCTGTATGTCTTTGGCTTGCTGTTGGCGATGGAGAAGCGCTGGTGGCCACTGTTTGGGATTCTGGCAACTTTAATTTTGGCCGTGCGAGAAGATGCGGGAATTATTTTATTTGGCGTCGGATTTTACATGATTTTCAGTCGGCGCTACCCTCGGACTGGCTTGGCTGTCTGCATCCTCAGTTTTGCTTACACGATCGTCCTGACCAATCTGATTATGCCTTTGTTTTCTGCTGATATATCCCAGCGGTTTATGATGGAGCGCTTCGGCCAATATGCCGATGGAGATGAAGCTTCGACTCTAGAAATTATTTGGGGAATGGTGAGCAATCCCGGGCGGTTGGTGGCTCAATTATTTACGCCGTTTTTTGGTAAGATTAGATACCTCCTTGGTCAGTGGTTGCCATTAGCTTTGGTTCCCGCTTTCGCGCCTGCGTCTTGGATGATAGCTGGATTTCCGCTACTGAAGCTATTTTTAGCGAAAGGAGAGTCGGTGCTGGCGATTAATATTCGCTATGCGATGACTGTGGTTCCAGGGCTTTTTTACGGGGCGATTCTGTGGTGGGCTGACCGTCAAAAGGAAGAAGATAGAATGGTGAGAGAGGAAAGAATGTTTTTGCGTTTTCCTTCTGCTTTATTTCCTCTGCCTTCGTCTTCAAAGTTTCGCCGCTTTTGGGCGTTTTGCATTTGCTTGTCGCTATTTTTTACCTTCACCTCTAACCCAAATCGGACTTTTTCTTTGATTTTGCCCGATGCGATCGATCCTTGGGTGCAGGTTCCTCTCGTCAGACAATGGCAGCACGTATCTCAAGTGCGGCCGCTGTTGGCTCAAATTCCTGCTGATGCTAGCGTGGCAGCGACGAATACTATTGTGCCGATTTTGTCAGGCAGGCGGGAAATTCTCAGGTTTCCGATGTTTGAACTCCGCAATGATGCGGGGAAGGCAGTGAAGATGCAATATGTAATTGCCGATCTCTGGCAGTTGCAGCAGTATCAGGCTGCGTTTCGCGGGGAACGGGGACAGTTGCGGGAGATCGTACCGGCGATCGATCGAATGTCCAAATCGGGAGAGTACGGAATTGTTGGCTTTGAAGATGGCACGATTTTGATGCGTCAGGGTGCTGTTTCTAATTCTGCATCGGCTGCTGCTTGGACCCGTTTTCGCGGCGAATGGGAGCCGATTTTGAAGAAACGGTAA